One genomic segment of Streptomyces sp. RerS4 includes these proteins:
- the trpD gene encoding anthranilate phosphoribosyltransferase, with product MNVATPAGGDSVAARGWPGVLDALLTGQDLTADDAAWAMDRIMRGEATDAQIAGFAVALRAKGETVAEINGLVRAMYDHANLIEVPGRTVDIVGTGGDGAKTVNISTMSAVVVAGTGAKVVKHGNRAASSASGSSDVLEKLGVNLDLAPARVAQVAEEAGITFCFAVKFHPALRHVAAARKELGIRTTFNFLGPLTNPARVRAQATGVADARMAPIVAGVLAERGSSALVFRGDDGLDELTTTATSRVWWVREGTVTELPFDPRDVGIELVDVSRLRGEDASYNADVARRLFAGETGPVRDAVLLNSAAALVALDPGTGSLEEQIAAGIARAAEAIDSGAARAALERWVTASNA from the coding sequence ATGAACGTTGCGACCCCGGCAGGCGGCGACAGCGTGGCGGCCCGTGGCTGGCCGGGCGTCCTCGACGCGCTGCTGACGGGCCAGGACCTCACCGCGGACGACGCGGCCTGGGCCATGGACCGGATCATGCGGGGCGAGGCCACCGACGCGCAGATCGCCGGCTTCGCGGTCGCCCTGCGCGCCAAGGGCGAGACGGTCGCGGAGATCAACGGTCTGGTGCGGGCCATGTACGACCACGCCAACCTGATCGAGGTCCCGGGCCGGACGGTGGACATCGTCGGCACGGGCGGCGACGGCGCGAAGACGGTCAACATCTCGACCATGTCGGCGGTCGTCGTCGCCGGTACCGGCGCGAAGGTCGTCAAGCACGGCAACCGGGCCGCGTCCTCCGCGAGCGGCTCCTCGGACGTCCTGGAGAAGCTCGGCGTCAACCTGGACCTGGCACCGGCCCGGGTGGCGCAGGTCGCCGAGGAAGCCGGCATCACCTTCTGCTTCGCGGTGAAGTTCCACCCGGCGCTGCGGCACGTGGCGGCGGCCCGCAAGGAGCTCGGCATCCGGACCACCTTCAACTTCCTCGGCCCCCTCACCAACCCGGCCCGGGTCCGGGCCCAGGCCACGGGCGTCGCCGACGCCCGGATGGCGCCCATCGTCGCGGGCGTCCTCGCCGAGCGCGGCTCCTCGGCGCTCGTCTTCCGCGGGGACGACGGCCTCGACGAGCTGACGACGACGGCCACTTCCCGGGTGTGGTGGGTGCGCGAGGGAACCGTCACCGAGCTGCCGTTCGACCCGCGCGACGTCGGGATCGAGCTCGTCGACGTGTCCCGACTGCGCGGCGAGGACGCCTCGTACAACGCGGACGTCGCCCGCCGGCTGTTCGCCGGTGAGACGGGCCCGGTACGGGACGCCGTCCTGCTGAACTCGGCGGCGGCGCTGGTGGCGCTGGACCCCGGTACGGGCTCGCTGGAGGAGCAGATCGCGGCGGGCATCGCCCGCGCGGCCGAGGCCATCGACTCGGGCGCCGCCCGAGCGGCCCTGGAGCGCTGGGTGACGGCGAGCAACGCGTAA